The following coding sequences lie in one Zingiber officinale cultivar Zhangliang chromosome 2B, Zo_v1.1, whole genome shotgun sequence genomic window:
- the LOC122048889 gene encoding disease resistance protein RFL1-like, which translates to MKAEKKTKVKCLDSDQAWKLFEQNSDGDVLSSDAGIKFVAEELAKECAGLPLALVTVARAMSGKRSWEAWNDALHQIRDKHEWTTIALQEDSLVMYKAFKLSYDSLENDSVRECLLCCALWPEDYEIFKFSKLIPCWIGCGIIHEFNVINEAFAKGYSHLEALGAASLLEKCDSDKVVKMHDVIRDMTLLMVSGLKGNKRKWIVKAGIGLSDLPRQEEWQEAERASFMINEITYLQEYGAPTFPKLSMLILHGNENLKTIPPSLFASLPRLTYLDLSDCCITELPKEICSLTELQYLNLSDNRIIRLLIEFGCLSKLEYLFLRYTGLETVSNGTIANLLMLQWLDIRGIPLASDWWWDELKCYKGRHQLSVGIHINATTDNIERLNMLPLNVSVWELILDGEHISKLPSYDLGTPQWGCRATNFEMKHGPFGQGGYRAFTILIVDNGHIVGFFGWLDMYLNLLDDS; encoded by the coding sequence ATGAAagcagaaaagaaaaccaaagtcaAATGTCTCGATTCGGATCAAGCATGGAAACTCTTTGAGCAAAACAGCGATGGGGATGTTCTCAGCTCAGATGCTGGAATTAAGTTCGTTGCTGAAGAACTTGCTAAAGAATGTGCAGGCCTTCCGCTCGCTCTTGTCACCGTCGCTCGTGCCATGTCAGGGAAAAGGTCTTGGGAAGCTTGGAACGATGCTCTCCATCAAATAAGAGATAAACATGAGTGGACAACCATTGCACTTCAGGAAGATTCACTCGTCATGTATAAAGCCTTCAAGCTGAGCTACGACAGTTTAGAGAATGACTCCGTAAGAGAATGCCTCTTGTGTTGCGCTTTATGGCCTGAAGATTATGAGATATTCAAATTCTCTAAGTTGATACCGTGTTGGATAGGTTGCGGCATAATCCATGAATTTAACGTGATCAATGAAGCTTTCGCCAAAGGCTACTCCCATCTGGAAGCTCTCGGGGCTGCATCCTTGCTAGAGAAATGTGATTCGGACAAAGTCGTAAAGATGCACGATGTCATCCGAGACATGACACTGTTGATGGTTTCTGGGTTGAAGGGGAATAAAAGAAAATGGATTGTAAAAGCAGGAATCGGGTTGAGTGATTTGCCTAGACAAGAAGAATGGCAAGAAGCAGAGCGAGCATCCTTCATGATAAATGAGATTACTTATTTACAAGAGTATGGAGCTCCCACTTTTCCAAAACTTTCTATGTTGATTCTCCATGGAAACGAAAACCTGAAAACAATTCCTCCGAGTTTATTCGCAAGCTTGCCTCGTTTAACATACTTGGATCTCAGTGATTGTTGTATAACAGAGCTTCCCAAGGAGATTTGTAGCTTAACTGAGCTTCAATATTTAAACTTGTCAGATAATCGTATTATAAGATTGCTGATTGAATTTGGTTGCCTTAGCAAATTAGAGTACTTGTTTCTAAGGTATACTGGTCTTGAGACAGTATCCAATGGGACGATAGCCAATTTATTAATGCTCCAGTGGCTTGATATAAGAGGCATTCCTCTTGCATCTGATTGGTGGTGGGATGAGCTAAAATGTTACAAAGGACGCCACCAATTAAGTGTGGGAATTCACATTAATGCTACAACAGATAACATTGAACGACTCAACATGCTACCATTAAATGTCTCCGTATGGGAACTCATTTTGGATGGAGAGCATATTTCAAAACTTCCAAGCTACGATCTGGGCACTCCACAATGGGGATGTAGG
- the LOC122047953 gene encoding putative disease resistance protein At5g05400 has product MIHCCVSLGCFSCNCFNRTGGTSSNPTQQAGDDVPIIESSNCCSIIRRAAKKLDEANELMSRAGALDPIATVGPPEPTLMLPISHQSPVGIESYVEDIVGYVDGGEGNIIGIYGMGGIGKTTVLKRIQQHYLLKHTIFDRVIWVVASKDCQLKRLQMNIAKSLGLQTLQENDDEQTCGDKLFSFLKNRNCLLLLDDIWEHVDLQLLYWGWHTQLLSEASSSSRVKLWCSRPAVR; this is encoded by the exons ATGA TCCACTGCTGTGTTTCGTTAGGTTGCTTCAGTTGCAATTGTTTCAATCGAACTGGCGGCACGTCGAGTAACCCAACACAGCAAGCAGGAGATGATGTTCCCATCATAGAGTCATCAAACTGCTGCTCCATCATCCGGAGAGCGGCGAAGAAACTCGACGAGGCTAATGAATTGATGAGCCGAGCTGGTGCCCTGGATCCGATTGCTACAGTTGGGCCTCCAGAACCGACCCTGATGCTTCCCATCTCACACCAATCGCCTGTTGGGATCGAGTCGTATGTGGAGGACATTGTGGGCTACGTCGATGGTGGAGAAGGCAACATCATAGGCATCTACGGAATGGGCGGTATCGGTAAGACCACCGTGTTGAAGAGGATCCAACAACACTATCTTCTTAAGCATACCATATTTGATCGCGTCATTTGGGTTGTGGCCTCCAAAGACTGCCAATTGAAAAGGCTCCAGATGAATATTGCTAAGAGTCTAGGCCTACAGACACTGCAAGAGAATGACGATGAACAAACCTGTGGTGATAAGCTGTTTAGTTTCTTGAAGAACAGGAACTGCTTGTTGCTTCTCGATGACATTTGGGAACACGTGGATCTTCAACTATTATATTGGGGATGGCACACTCAGCTACTGAGCGAGGCCAGCAGCAGCAGCCGCGTAAAGTTGTGGTGTTCACGACCCGCAGTGAGATAG
- the LOC122049687 gene encoding jacalin-related lectin 19-like: MAEPSLTPDVEVNECFTELYKSSEQNITLKVGPWGGNGQNFDIISDSQLITKVVVKSGDVVDYLEIFYSVGGNSVTSYSAGGSGGDSTNKIPLDEDEYINWISGSVINDYNSQTCITQLGFKTNRGNEYGPFGNKEGSDGTGFTIPFVDGRIVGFFGVSGKYINAIGVYAAPN; this comes from the exons ATGGCTGAACCCAGCTTAACTCCCGATGTAGAGGTCAACGAGTGCTTCACCGAGTTATACAAATCCAGCGAGCAGAACATCA CTCTTAAGGTTGGGCCATGGGGAGGCAACGGGCAAAACTTTGACATTATAAGTGACTCCCAATTAATCACAAAGGTTGTAGTCAAATCAGGAGATGTCGTCGACTATTTGGAGATCTTCTATTCTGTGGGCGGTAATTCAGTGACATCATACTCAGCAGGCGGCAGTGGCGGTGATTCCACCAATAAG ATTCCACTAGACGAAGATGAATATATCAACTGGATCTCTGGGTCCGTCATTAATGATTACAACAGCCAAACTTGTATCACTCAGCTTGGATTTAAAACCAACCGGGGGAACGAGTATGGGCCTTTTGGCAATAAAGAAGGTAGCGACGGGACGGGGTTCACTATTCCATTCGTTGACGGTCGAATTGTTGGATTCTTTGGCGTGTCCGGCAAGTATATAAATGCGATCGGAGTCTATGCGGCTCCTAATTAA